The DNA region CACTTGGGAGTTAAGTCCACTTTACTGGCCGTCACTGCGGGTCCGCACACAGTACAGAGTGTTTCTCGGTTTCACACATTCACTAGAACTATTGCTATTGTTAAATAGCCCCAGGATGCTGAGGCatggacagggaggggaggaagctgggaaggggagagaggactCCTTTGCCTCTCTCCATTTTaattcgggggtgggggggggacaggaaaattatttcttttttggctttCCATCCAGAAGGACCTCATCTCTGCATCTCTTATttgaggagcaagaggaggaagggagaaaagggattAGGAACAAGAGGATGTGGGTGCTGCCAAGGGCAGAGTCAAGAGTCAGCATTGTCTGACTTGAGTCCACCCAGGGCAGCCATCAGCAGGTGAGAACGGCAGGTTTTTGTTTGGAAGGTTGGAGAAGATGCCACAAGGTGACTCCCACCTTCCTTGCCTCACAGATTGGCCTGTTTTCCCTGATAAAATTCCTCCCAGCGGCTCTCAAAGAAGCGGCGCATGACGTGCCCAGCCTTGCCCACTTCAGAGTCATCTTCATTGAAGGTCTGGCAGTTGTCAAAAACCAGCAGGGCATCAGCTGCAAACTCCTCTGAGCTAGTGTACCTGGGCAGGGGAAGACAGGGCTGTGAGCTGTCAGCTCTGAGCTAGTGTACCTGGGCAGGGGAAGACAGGGCTGTGAGCTGTCAGCTCTGAGCTAGTGTACCTGGGCAGAGTGGATGGGactgtaaggggggggggggagggagagagggagagagagaagcaagagagatcACCTTACCCTCCACGGAGCAGGCGTTCTCGCATGGTGGAAAAATCCATAGGGTTCTTGATGATACGTCGGTATCCACTCACCAAGCGAGGGTTTACAGGCTCTAGGAAAGGCCAGGCTGCATCATGGGACTCCATCTCCATCAGGATAATCCTATTAGTACACAAAGCACACACTGACTCCTGCAGTCTCtcaggcacagagacagaaagctagTCCTAGAGTCCACTAACTCACTCGCAAAATGTGAGATCACTGTGGTGGCTTCTCATCGAATGTCGCCGTCTTTTGGGGGGAGACAGCCCATCTTCTGGGTACCGAGGCACTGCTGGGCTATCTCGGCTCCTTGACAACATCCGTCGCCGGCTGTCACCTTCTGTCAAGGTCAGTGGGAAACTACTTTTCCGCTTCTGGCCTCGTTTAGGAAAACCAGGCCTCTGAGTGTACTCTTCCTCTACCTGCTGAGGACAGGCCCAGGTGAgcagcagtgtggggtggggcTGCTCACCCTCTGTTCATCACAATCTTGCCTACCCACGACTATGGCTTCAAATGCTCACATACAAGCCAGCATGTGAACTCATTCAGATCATCAATGAGAGGGTCCGTAAAACGCACAGCCACTGCTCTTATTTTATAGAGGAAATGACTGGGGCTTAAAGACTGTAGGTAACTTATTCAAACACAGACTCAACCCAAACATGTTGTCACAGGCCCCTCCCTGAGAGCAGCACCCGAGGGTCAGGTACATCTGAAGGACTGTTGcttaaaggaaggaagatgaagacaTCTCAGAGTCTTGTTTGAGAATGGAGATGGGAGACCAGAAGCCTTacctgggacagacagacagcacagaacCAGTCTCCTTCTGGAACAGCCTCCATCTTGGGCCGATGACAGTAAATGTGGCAGCCTCGGTCACACCCATCACACAGCAGGAGAAACTCATCATTATCACCCTTCCGGCAGACCAGGCAGGTCTAGACCAACGTAAAAAGGCAGAGTGAGTccttaacacccccccccccgctatctTGACCCCACTCTCACCAGTTTGTCTCCCAAGTATTTCCAGACTTACCACTTTGTTGACAGACTTCTCCCATGCGATGGACCTTTCCAGCTGGCCCATGCACAAGCACACTTGGGCTGCACTACGGCACCTCTCAAGTGTCTGCCGCCAAACTCGGACACGAGGGGTGATCTCATAGGATCTGTAGAGAAAGCAGTGATTCATGTGAGGAACAGGCTTTTGTCTTGCCTCTCCCAGGCCAACAGACAGGTAGTAGGAGTCACTCACATCTCAGTCGAGGTGCCATCAGGGGCACCACTGGGTGTGCTCAGTAGAGCCTTCTCCACTACCACCTCATGGGCTGCCCAGAGGGGCTCCCGCAAGTACCGCCGCTCCACATTTTGCTCCAGAACAGCCAATCGCATTACAGCGAGGTCCAGAGGGTTGGTGTTCTGCCGCTGAGGTACTGTTCCTTCCCTGCCCCGACCCCTCCAAAGGATATCCTCCGGGGAGtcaggcagatgctcacagtagGTCAAGTCTTCTCTGGTGGAGTCTGGGGTAGGGCATGTCCAGCCCTTccagtgggaaagagaaaaagattgcATTGTAAAGGGAAACATTGCATGTCATGTCATGGCAGATCACTCAGGAAGAAGACACCAAGGCTTGTCCTGGCACCCTccccagccaggtgtggtggctcatatttgtaatcccaacacctgtAAGGCTGAGACAGgggcctaggttcaattcccagaacacacgTCATGGGGTTCACAATTGTCTCTAAGGTCAATGTGAGAGGATCTGACACTTACTTCTAGCCTCTGAGGACACTACATACTAAATACTATAGTACATACTATAAAGTATGTTTATAAACATATGTGCAGGcaacgtgcaggcaaaacatccaatacataaaaacaaaaacaaaaccttccctAAGCAACTCCCTCCCCAATGCCAACCCCAGGTACCCGGATCTGCAGATCGGAGAGGACAACCCGCTGCTCTAGCTCCTCCACCCCCTGAAGCACAGCCAAGTCTGTCTCGTAAGTCTTCTCTTTGGGGGACCAGCTCGTAATTCCTTCTTCCAAGGCAGGGAGCTGATTAGGCTCAAAGAtaggatctgggaagagagagtGGTCCATAAACGATGGCACAGCAGCTCCTTTACATCAGGTTGGGTCAAGGTCTCTCACTCACCAGTTAAGGGCTGTAAACAAACTTCCTGCAAAAAATCCTTGTGCTTGCTAAGATGTTTGTGAAGCGCCTTCTCCCGGATGCCTCGGGGATGCAGTGCCTTGAGCAGGACATCCAGTGTCTCAGGGTCTCGGATCCACCACCAGCCCGAGCACATCTCTGTGTACAGAGGGTATGCATATGGGCCACGGGATGGGAACCAGGCACGAATCGCACTGCCCACAATGGAAACTGCAATTACCTCCATGCTTGCCCCATCCTAGCCAAGTTTGCTCACCAGGGGGGATAGGCTGGGCTGTCAGCTGGGTTAAGAATTGCTGCTCCACCTGCTTGAAGAACTTGCTAGGAGGTCTCCCCCTCCGCTTTGGTTGTCCCAGTCCTGTGGGACTCTGTGACATTTCTTCGGAGTCCCCTGATAGCCTCTTAGGGGCCCCTCCAGGCAAGTGATTGGAAGAGAGCTGTGCTGGGGAACACGGATTGGCAGCACCGGGTGTATTCATCTACAGAGAAGACATGAAGGAGTTTACATATTTCCTACTTCAGGCTACAGCCTCACAGCCAGACATTGGAGCCTGAGGCAAGATAAGTGCAGACAGATCTGGCTACTTACTGGTTTAGAGGAGGCCagcagctggagggagggagtagGTTGGTCCTCAGAAACTGCAGGAGGTGGTGTAGGAGCAGCATCACAGGGTATCTGGGCTGAGAAGTGAAACCAGGGGCCTTGAGGACCAGGGCAGGATTGTGCATCATCAGGCTCTGGCTCCTCCAAGGACTGAGATGGAGCAGAGTCTAATTTTCCTGGGCTGCTATCAGGCGTGAGGACTGAACTACTCAACAGGGAGTTGTGGCTCTGAGTCTGGCTCAGCCAAGACAAGAAGGCAGACTGGCTGAGGTCATGCTGGCTCTGACCCAGAGAGAAAGGGGAACCTTCTGGCTCTAAGAACCCACTACTTGACTGAAGGTGGGGCTGGGTAGGGgcctgaggctggggctggggctggggctgaggttCTGGGTGAGCTTGAGTCTGGGCTTGCTCTGAATCACATTCCCTAATGGTGGACTGAAGGTGCTGAGGCTGCAGAGACCCAGGCTTAGGTTTTCGAGGTCGGCCTCGGGAACGGGCAGGAGAAGTAGAGGCATTGGAGCCAGTTAATTCTCTCTTTACAGAGGCTCGGGCAGAGCTGGGTGTTGAAGTGACTGCTTCCATCAAGGACTCAGTTTCTTGCTTTATTTCATCTTCAGTaactggaaagagaaacaaaagagcTTAAGATACACTGTTGTATAATGGAAAAGAATGAGATCTATAAACAGAACATgcttgctctttttaaaatttgcttttctgtgtctggGATCAACCACAGAATATTGTGTTAACACCTGGCATGGAGCTACATCTCAGGGCTGTTAAGCACTAAAGAgtacaaaaacattttaattttttgcagTCTTTGAAAgaaattctgtgtatgtgtgtgcagtgcctgtggaggccgcAGGCCCTGGATCCTTGAGGTGACAGGTGCTTGAGAGACGTGGTGCTAGGAGCCCaactctggaaaagcagtgcaTGCTTTTTACTCTGTGGCCTCTCTAGCCCCGATTGTCACTGTCCTAGAAAGTACATCTGCATCACTATGGCCACAGTCTAAGCTGAGGAAACTGAAGCCTGTAGCTGGTGTGCGACAACAGAGGTAGGTGAGTAGCTTGACTCTTGAGTCTACCACACCACAGAGTCAAAAGCCCACAAGGAGCAGGCAGGAGGAAGTGCTCACTTTTGTTTGGACTTCACCCCAAACTTCCATAGTTACACCTACCTGTGGTCCCCTCCAATCCTTCCACAAAGATACCAGCAAGACATGGTAATACCCAGTAATGGCGTCTATAGCGGTCTTGACCCAAGGACACTGCCCGAAGCATCTGGGATGAGTGGAGCAGCTTTTTTCTAAAGAAGAGCTGACGCTGGGTAGGAATTGAAAAGGAATAGAaaccattttcatcatggcatgATGGACTTCAATACCCGGAAGAGAACTGAAGCCTATCAACTTCACTATAAAACTGATACAATCTGAACAAGGGCTTCAGTTCTTGTTCAACCCACATTTCCGACTTTTACGATATTAAAAACACGGTACCTTACTGAGTTTTTCTATATGGCGCTCTAGCTCTGGAATGCTAGATGCTGCAACATCAACCTGCACAGAAACAAGTAGACATTGAGAAAGGAGAGCTACTAGATccaaagaaagatgaaaactttCTAATCCCCTTTCCCTTGACTTTGGTCTGTACCTCTCCTTCTTTTCGACCCCTGCGGCCATGGACAGCTGCtgtattttcttcctctccctcctcttctatGCCACTGGTTTCCTCCATGATCCGAGAACTGCGCCTCCGTCCTATGCCGTCTTCTGCCCCTTCCATCATAACCTCCGGCCGCCCAGTTCGCTTGGCCAGAGCAGTTTTCAGTCTTAAGAAATAGAGATTAGGAGAAGACTCTGGTTAAAAATATAATGCCAAAAAAGAAACACTTGAAATTTACATTTTCCAGAGCCCTGGCTATGGCTCACCCTCCCTCTAGGCTCTACTCTGTCGTGTCCCTACCTCCGGAGTCGGCCTTCAACAATCCACTTGTTTTTCCTGCAGGTAGACATACTCTCCAGAGTCTTGTCAATCTCACTGCAGGGGAACGAACATGGAGTAATTTTTGAGGGAGAAGTggcaacaaaaaggaaagaaagattaaGTGTTAAGGAGCTGTAGGATGGATTTCAGTCTAGTTTAAACAGGATGGATGACTAAGGAAGGCTTAACAGTTACTCCAGCATCCTCAGAGAAGAGCAACAGACACACACCACGCAGGGGCTTATGGAGAGCTAAGCCCTTCCCCTACACAAGGCACAGGATTGACCATTCCCACCCAAGCCCTCACTTGATGATAATGGTGGAGCCGTTGAGCTCATGTACAAGGAAGGCTAGAATAGCAGCCTTCTGTTGAGGTGGCTGGGCCTGAAAAGGCTGGGTACGCAGACTGTCGCAGAAGGATGGCTCCACTCTATATGCCATGAGGAAGCAGCGCAGTATCTCAGACACATTATCTCTGGTCAACGGGATCTCTGTCATCTTCTCCCCCAAGATCTTCATTGACTGTTTGGAAGGAAGCACAATGGAAATGAGAAGGAACTAGGAACAACTTGAGTTGGGGGAGCCTGGGAGAGCTCCAGGGTTAAGATAAAACTGTAAGAGGAAAGGATGAGTTCAGCAAAATGGTTCAGATGATTATGCAATTTGCCACTGAGTCTGATACAAATACCTTTAATTACCAGCCCCAGTTGACAGAGGAACAACTGATTCCCtacaacacatacatgcatgcaaacacacacaataaacaaacacaattttaaacaatttctgGTTGGAGAGCTACTCCTTTCTCTGGAAAGGACACAGATTTGGTTCTCAACACCCATACGGCAGTTCTTAGCTCTCCACAATCCAGTTACAGGGATCTAGCCTTGTTTTCTGGCCTGcagggcaccaggtacacacatgacATCCATgggtacatgcaggcaaacataaaacaaaactaaatcttccttccttttttttggacagagtcttattatgtagcctgggctggcctggaacttgctatgcggAACAGGCTCAAAAAggcccacctgcctttgcctcccagagaccaaaagtgtgcaccaccaaagCCAGTGTAAGAAATTTTtttggaaaaaggagaaaaagaatgaaagttgCAGAGacatgggctgaagagatgggtcagcagttaggaacagtgattgcttttccagaggacctagggtGAGTTGCCAGCATCCatatagtagctcacaactgtctgtaactcttgaTTTAAGGGGATCCAACACCATTTTTTGGTCAGTGTAGtaccagacatacatgtggtacacaaacagaCAGGCAAAACATGTCTACACatagaatagaatttaaaaattaagggaAAATGTTACTAGTAAAAGGTGaaagactacaaagagaaactgcaacataagaaaagagaaaatgaacaaatgaagccTTGCAAAGAAAAAGGCATATAAAAGCTAGAAACAGGAAGCAACTACATTCCCCTTACTTCTGTGGTTGCTTTTAAGTGTTCTCAAGGAGAGAGCAAAACTGTAACCCAGGAACACTCACCTGACAGTAGGGGGGCAGACCAGGATCATGGAGTGCAGCCTTCAGGAGCCGCACCAGCAGGTCCTGCACTTTGTCCAagctgtcaccttgacacaagagTCCCTCCTGCAGGACTCCTAGACTAGGAACATCTTTGGTAGGGTCAAAGCCTAGCACTTTGCCAAAACTGTGCAGGAACTCCACGATGATCAAGCAATCTGAGAAAGCCCTACTGGACAGTGTCAGACCAGGGATGCGTGTGAAgtcaggcaggggctggagagagaaaagcacATGGATATCCTGTTAGATTTACCAAGAGGCACTGCCTAGATATAATAGAAATGTCCTCAGAACTGGCCCTTCCATGACCCTTAATACCTGGTGGTCAGACAGACACATATCCTCTGTGGGCTTCTTCATCTCCTCCAAGATAGCCTGCTGTCTCTGCTGCTCCTCTAGCCGCCTCTGTGTGGCAAGGGTCTTGTCTGCTCTACAGGATGGCCTGGCTCTgggctcttcctttccctttgcttttaccttttctttcttttctcgcTTTACCTTTTCCTTCAGCTTTTCCTGCTTtgtcttcatcttctctttctcagCCTACCCACCCAGGGAGAAAGATACAAGTCAGTGCATAAGGACCCCTGTCTAGCCATGCCTGATCCTAGTACCTCACACTCCAGAGTCCAAAGTCTAACTGGAACACTGACACAGTGTGTTTGGAAATCTCTGTGGTGCTTGACAGACTTGAGAGATGGGAATTTAGCTCTGTGGTGGAgcgcttgtctagcatgcataatgtacactagaaaaagaaattacGCTTGGGACACGTATTCGTGTACATACCTTCAATTTCTTCTTAGTGTCCTTCTGCTTTAAGCTCTTGGTGTCTTGCTTCCTCTTGTTTCTGGCCTGTAAACCATAAGGGAAGTCATTTCTCCTCAAATGACTCTGAAAGCACCTCTGCTTGGGCTAGGgttcaaaaacagaaaagggtGCGGGAGGGGAGAGGAGACGGGGCGACGAGGACCTGGCCACGGCTCCGTCCTTTCACTCTAGAGTGCCCGCATTGCCCCTGACCAAGCCCATTCTAAATCTAGACTCACGGATTCCACTTAGTGAATGTGTACTGCTGTACTGAGGGTGGAAATGTGGGAGATGGAACATGAAGAGGTTGTAAAAAAGTTAGCGCACTCATGTCCCTTACCTGCCCTTGAACAGGAGTCTGACTCTCTCCCCGCTGTACCTTCTGCCTcatcttctttttgcttttagtCATCTTTGTTTTATCCTCCTCACTCGGTATTTctgaaaggaaagcaggaaggaaacTGAAAGACATCAGGGAGAACAACACGCTGGGCACCCACGGCAGCACGTGTCTGTTACAAAGCTGGCTTctcatatgactttttttttagtggacataataaaacattaagagagggggctggagagatggctcagcggttaagagcaccgactgctcttctgaaggtcctgggttcaaatcccagcaaccacatggtggctcacaaccatccgaaatgagatctggtgccctcttctggagtgtctgaaaacagctacagtgtacttacatataataaataatctttaaaaaaaaaattaaaaaataaaacactaagagATAGATGGGTGAGAGAGGCATCTGCTGAGGCAGCTGTATACAGTGCTCAAACAGCACCGCCAGCCCAGGAGCCACGGACTGACGCTAACTCAACTGCTTTGGAAGTGGTCCAGCTGATGGAAAGGAGGCTACAACTGCCTTTATAATCTGTCGCTTTCCCTGGTTCTGCAGCAAGGGTAGCAATGCATGGACTGATACACACGGCCTGACTGACTTTAGTGCAAAGAGAGCTGAGCAAAGAACCCGGAATCTATACTGTCAGGGAAAGAGGGTACTGCCGTATTACAATTCTGACATCCTAGTGTGCACTAAGAAGATAATGGGCTCTTTCAAACAATCGGCTCACCACTGGTCAGAGCCAGTGCTCATGCTCAGTTTTCACAGATCAGTCAACCAGGAGACCTGAATCAAAGTGTAAATCTGCAGGCAGCTCTCTGACATTTTGACCTGACAGTACCTACTCTTTCATTTCTGATACATAAACATCACCATGCATTTTTACAGGGACCTTCTAAAATACTATGGgcaaataaatcacttaaagattttgtggtggcagacacctttaatcccaatgcttgggaggcaggggcaggcagatatctgagttcaaggttaccccTGTCTAGAGTGAGACagctaggctacacagagaaactctgtggcTAGAGATATGCTCAGCTGTGAAGAACCCTTACTGCTCTCGCAAAGAACCTGGATTCAGCTCCTGGCTCacgtagcagctcacaaccaactttaactctagttctaggggatctgacaccctcttatgGCCTTCACAGGTACCCAGGTAGTGCCTATGTAcgaaacatttatatacataaaataaaccttttgaaaaaaatgagatATTCTGAGGTTGGGGTTTTAGCATTTGTAGAGGACTTGCTAGATGAACGTTCAAAGTCCTAGGATTGGTCCCCAAcatgggagaggaaaaaaagatgcaGCCAGATAAAAGAGCTAAAACTGTGTGAATGGAATTAAAAAGACCAtttcgagccgggcgtggtggcgcacgcctttgatcccagcactcgggaggcagaggcaggcggatttctgagttcgaggccagcctggtctacagagtgagttccaggacagccaaggctacaaagagaaaccctgtctcgaaaaaccaaaaaaaaaaaaaaaaaaaaagaccatttcaTATTCTGCATACTACATAGTGCAAGCATTTTTAAgtaatgcttatttaaaaaaatagacattttccCATTTATCTATCCCACTAAAATAGTGTCCCAACAATCTTTAGAATTCAGGTGTGATTTGAAGTCTCTACAATAAAAATCACaggaattatataaataaattcagtcTATGCAAAGAGCTGAAAGACAAGATAAACCACGGCAGCCTTCTCGTTTGGCCATTACTATATGCGGGAATAACCCACAGCTTAGTTTTCTAATAAACACAactcaaaaggaagaaattgcctgggaaaaaccaaaacacaaaaaacaaaaaataaaaactgcaaagAGCTGGGGTTTTACTCATGCCTTCCAAGGGGCAAGAATGGATTTGGGTTCGTCTATCCAGGTGTCACTCCTTCCTGGGAAAACCAGTTATCAGCAATTCGGCAACACCTCCTGAAGGAGCAGAATACCTGAGCTGCACGCAACACTACCTTGGGTTTCCAGTTTCTTTGGAAGTCGGTTATCTGTTTTATTCAACAGCTCAGGCATTTTGATCTTAGGAGGCCGACCTCGGCCCCGCTTCACTTTGGGAACTTCCTTGTTCTTAGCCTTCTCATTGTTTCGAGGTCGGCCTCGTTTGCCAGTGATTGCTTGAATTCTGGAAGGAATCTCCTCTGCTGATAACTGGACCCACTGCAAGCCCTAAAGGAACAACGACACTGAATTATGAGGAGACAGTGGCCTGCAAAGTCCTCTTCAGTATCCCAGACCCCTTGAGCCACCTAACTCCACAAAAGGAAGCTATAATTTTTTCCCAACTATTTAATCCTCAGGCCAGCACCTCTGGTGTATCTCTTTCTTCAAAGAAATCTCCTACAGGCATTCGGGGACTGAAGCTGAAGTGCTCACGGCGGACACTGTGCACCACATTTCGGCTCAGGTACTGAGAGGAAAAGTGAATGGCATTAGTAAAGTCATAGCCATTCCACGGCTTTGGCAGTAACAGCACATGCAGAACAGGCCCTAGAGGAGACAATGCTACTCTGTTCTCCTGGGACTGAGAAAAAGGCTTGCTGTTACCTTGATAACTTCTGGAAATTGCTTCATTCTCTTCCCACAGGGGCCATAATACCAAGTCTCCCCCTGCCACCGATGGCTGCCCTTCTTGATGCGCACTTCTCTTCGCCACCTGCCAGAGAAGCACATGGGCCCTGCCACCAGGTCAcacccctacccactcccatgcCACCCAGGAGCCAAGCCCACTGAGCAGATTCCCCCTCCAGCTGTCTCACTAGCCCTGCATGCAGACAGTCCTGCACAGTCCTGCATACAGAAACAGCACAGCACACAAGCTTGATAAATAGCTCACAGTGCTTGAGCTGAAGCAAGTATTTCAGAGGAAACACCGCACTAAATGGCAAATATGTACAAAGATCCCTACCCTCCTTTTTATAAAGCTACTGAAAGGAGCAGCTGGAAACTAACTGCCCTGGCTCAGAACAACGTGTAAGAGTTTAAGTTTGGAGGCCGACAACATGAAATAACTAAGCGGGCTAGGTCTTACTGACTATGTTCTGAGCAGTAAATTACAAAACTCAGCCTTAATTCTGCCTTAAATATGCAGTTGCACTAAGACTTGGTAGCATCAAGTAGCCTAGAAAATTTAGGCCTCTGACAACAGCTGGGTTGGTCTCCAAAATTACTGTTTTAGACCTTAACTCCCCAGAGAGCATTCCAACAGAAATCATTGCCACAAAACCATCCAGTTCACCGGTAGGAAGCCTCTCTCCCTTCActgctgtccctccctctctatgGAAACAATTCTATGTAGCTCCTTTGGATACTTGAGCCTCAGTCCGAAAAAGGATCAAGACCAAGTCAGCAGATGAACAAGGAGTGTGAGGGAGACGGACCCTACGAAGAGAAAACTGGTCTGGAGCAAGGgccagcagttaggagcatttgctgctcttccaggagtccTACACCCTCCGTACTATCCTGTAGTCTACTCCTGTCCAGCCCAGCCCTCTCCCACCAAGATGAAGAGAAGAGCTCCTCTCTTCCTATCATTCATGAGCTTCTTGAGGTCAATGTGTGTAGCCATCTAGAGCATTTACCCATGCTGGAGGGGAAGACGAACTTCTTCTGGGGTAGCAATACGTCTCTTCAGTACATCACCTAGAGGATAAGACCAGAGACATCAAGATAGGAAGTCAAGCAAAGTTACAGAATaaagcacttggaggcagaggcaggcacatctctttGAATTGGAAGCCATcttggtttacatagcaagttccaggccagtcaaggctacatactaagacactgtctcaaaaaacaaaaggatgggCACCATATGTGACGTGAGTTTCTGTAGAGAACAGGCAGGTGGGAGCAGAGTGTGGACACTCACCACTACCAGAGACTGCAACTGCTCCTCCAGTCATCTCTTCTCGATCAGCACACGCTTTAGGAGCACTGCTGACATTTTTACTTGCTGGGGAGACAGTCTGGAAGGCAGCTGCTGGAGAAGGTTTAGGGGAACCTTGAGGAGAAGCTACTGGGGTTGTCACAGAGGCTTCCAAAGAGATGGCTGGCAGGGCAGGTGAGGAAGCTGGAGAGACCGCTACAAAGACTTCAGGAGGGACAGGCGAGGATGCTACTGGAGAGACGGCTGGAGAGATTTCTGCAGACACTGTTGGGGAGGCTGTTGGTAAAACTGCTGGATGTAGCTGAATACGAGGTGGCTGGTCAGGGGCTGGCTCAGTCAGGGGGCGTTGGAAGTTTGAAGACCGGGTCTCTACTTCTTCCTGTTCAGAGTCACTG from Mus pahari chromosome 9, PAHARI_EIJ_v1.1, whole genome shotgun sequence includes:
- the Baz2a gene encoding bromodomain adjacent to zinc finger domain protein 2A isoform X2, translating into MEANDHFHFTGLPPAPAASGLKPSPSSGEGLHTNGSPMDFPQQGRSLNGDVNVNGLSTVSHTTTSGILNSAPHSSSTSHLHHPNVAYDCLWNYSQYPSANPGNNLKDPPLLSQFPGGQYPLNGILGGNRQPSSPSHNTNLRAGSQEFWANGTQSPMGLNFDSQELYDTFPDQNFEVMPNGPPSFFTSPQTSPMLGSSIQTFAPSQDVSSDIHPDEAAEKELTSVVAENGTGLVGSLELEEEQPELKMCGYNGSVSSVESLHQEVSVLVPDPTVSCLDDPSHLPDQLEDTPILSEDSLEPFDSLAAEPVSGSLYGIDDAALMGAEDKLPLEGNPVISALDCPTLSNANAFSLLAEDSQTAASIFVSPTSPPVLGESVLQDNSFGLHSSSDSEQEEVETRSSNFQRPLTEPAPDQPPRIQLHPAVLPTASPTVSAEISPAVSPVASSPVPPEVFVAVSPASSPALPAISLEASVTTPVASPQGSPKPSPAAAFQTVSPASKNVSSAPKACADREEMTGGAVAVSGSGDVLKRRIATPEEVRLPLQHGWRREVRIKKGSHRWQGETWYYGPCGKRMKQFPEVIKYLSRNVVHSVRREHFSFSPRMPVGDFFEERDTPEGLQWVQLSAEEIPSRIQAITGKRGRPRNNEKAKNKEVPKVKRGRGRPPKIKMPELLNKTDNRLPKKLETQEIPSEEDKTKMTKSKKKMRQKVQRGESQTPVQGQARNKRKQDTKSLKQKDTKKKLKAEKEKMKTKQEKLKEKVKREKKEKVKAKGKEEPRARPSCRADKTLATQRRLEEQQRQQAILEEMKKPTEDMCLSDHQPLPDFTRIPGLTLSSRAFSDCLIIVEFLHSFGKVLGFDPTKDVPSLGVLQEGLLCQGDSLDKVQDLLVRLLKAALHDPGLPPYCQSMKILGEKMTEIPLTRDNVSEILRCFLMAYRVEPSFCDSLRTQPFQAQPPQQKAAILAFLVHELNGSTIIINEIDKTLESMSTCRKNKWIVEGRLRRLKTALAKRTGRPEVMMEGAEDGIGRRRSSRIMEETSGIEEEGEEENTAAVHGRRGRKEGEVDVAASSIPELERHIEKLSKRQLFFRKKLLHSSQMLRAVSLGQDRYRRHYWVLPCLAGIFVEGLEGTTVTEDEIKQETESLMEAVTSTPSSARASVKRELTGSNASTSPARSRGRPRKPKPGSLQPQHLQSTIRECDSEQAQTQAHPEPQPQPQPQPQAPTQPHLQSSSGFLEPEGSPFSLGQSQHDLSQSAFLSWLSQTQSHNSLLSSSVLTPDSSPGKLDSAPSQSLEEPEPDDAQSCPGPQGPWFHFSAQIPCDAAPTPPPAVSEDQPTPSLQLLASSKPMNTPGAANPCSPAQLSSNHLPGGAPKRLSGDSEEMSQSPTGLGQPKRRGRPPSKFFKQVEQQFLTQLTAQPIPPEMCSGWWWIRDPETLDVLLKALHPRGIREKALHKHLSKHKDFLQEVCLQPLTDPIFEPNQLPALEEGITSWSPKEKTYETDLAVLQGVEELEQRVVLSDLQIRGWTCPTPDSTREDLTYCEHLPDSPEDILWRGRGREGTVPQRQNTNPLDLAVMRLAVLEQNVERRYLREPLWAAHEVVVEKALLSTPSGAPDGTSTEISYEITPRVRVWRQTLERCRSAAQVCLCMGQLERSIAWEKSVNKVTCLVCRKGDNDEFLLLCDGCDRGCHIYCHRPKMEAVPEGDWFCAVCLSQQVEEEYTQRPGFPKRGQKRKSSFPLTLTEGDSRRRMLSRSRDSPAVPRYPEDGLSPPKRRRHSMRSHHSDLTFCEIILMEMESHDAAWPFLEPVNPRLVSGYRRIIKNPMDFSTMRERLLRGGYTSSEEFAADALLVFDNCQTFNEDDSEVGKAGHVMRRFFESRWEEFYQGKQANL